The following are encoded in a window of Ruminiclostridium herbifermentans genomic DNA:
- the cysS gene encoding cysteine--tRNA ligase, giving the protein MKVYNTLSRQKEEFKPISDKEVRIYSCGPTVYNYAHIGNLRTYIFMDMLRRVLEYNGYTLKHVMNITDVGHLVSDEDDGEDKMLKGAREQKKTPWQIAEFYTDAFMKDIKALNIEVPEIVPKATEHIPEMIEFVQGLIEKGFGYETSDGIYFDIKKFDGYGKLSRANLDEQIAGARVEVNQEKRHPADFAIWKKAPKEHIMQWQSPWGMGYPGWHIECSAMGRKYLGDVFDIHTGGVDHIPVHHENEIAQSEALLGKPAVNYWMHSEFMMVNNGKMSKSLGNTYTIENLREKGYDPLAFRYMCLNAHYRNKFNFTWEVMQSAQVSYDRFIEGCQAHKEGTDNVDSAVIIEFLNDFEEAINDDLNIPKALGVAWNVVRYGKKSKQLYELITKMNRIFGFELDKKKAEDSQPEVSPEIQALIDERQQARKDKNWKRSDEIRDELKALGILIEDTPNGAKIKYI; this is encoded by the coding sequence ATGAAAGTTTACAATACGCTTTCAAGGCAAAAAGAGGAATTTAAGCCTATTAGCGATAAAGAGGTCCGTATTTATTCATGTGGACCAACAGTTTATAATTATGCACATATTGGTAATTTGAGAACCTATATATTTATGGATATGTTAAGGCGTGTACTTGAATATAATGGGTACACTCTTAAGCATGTAATGAATATAACTGATGTAGGCCATCTTGTTTCAGATGAGGATGACGGAGAGGACAAGATGCTTAAAGGTGCTAGAGAACAAAAAAAGACACCTTGGCAGATAGCGGAATTCTATACAGATGCTTTTATGAAGGATATTAAGGCTCTTAATATAGAGGTTCCTGAAATTGTTCCAAAGGCCACAGAGCATATTCCTGAAATGATTGAATTTGTTCAGGGACTGATTGAAAAAGGCTTTGGATATGAAACTAGTGATGGAATATATTTTGATATTAAAAAGTTTGACGGATATGGAAAGTTATCTAGAGCTAATTTAGATGAACAAATAGCAGGAGCAAGAGTTGAGGTAAATCAAGAAAAGAGGCATCCTGCTGATTTTGCTATATGGAAAAAGGCACCAAAAGAACACATTATGCAGTGGCAAAGTCCGTGGGGGATGGGATATCCAGGCTGGCATATTGAGTGCTCTGCAATGGGAAGAAAATATCTTGGGGATGTATTTGACATCCACACTGGTGGTGTAGACCATATTCCAGTTCATCATGAAAATGAAATTGCTCAGTCAGAGGCTCTTCTTGGGAAGCCAGCTGTTAACTATTGGATGCATAGTGAATTCATGATGGTTAATAATGGCAAAATGTCCAAGAGCCTTGGAAACACCTATACAATTGAAAATTTAAGAGAAAAGGGATATGATCCCCTTGCATTCAGGTATATGTGCTTAAATGCACACTACAGAAATAAGTTTAATTTCACATGGGAAGTAATGCAGTCTGCGCAGGTATCCTATGATAGATTTATAGAAGGCTGTCAGGCACATAAAGAAGGAACAGATAATGTAGACAGTGCTGTTATAATTGAATTCCTCAATGACTTTGAGGAGGCTATAAATGATGATTTAAACATTCCAAAGGCATTAGGGGTTGCTTGGAATGTAGTAAGGTATGGAAAGAAATCTAAGCAATTATATGAACTTATTACTAAGATGAACAGAATATTTGGATTTGAATTAGATAAAAAGAAAGCTGAAGATAGCCAGCCTGAGGTTTCTCCAGAAATACAGGCCCTTATAGATGAAAGACAACAAGCTCGTAAGGATAAAAACTGGAAACGTTCAGACGAAATCAGAGATGAACTCAAGGCATTAGGCATTTTGATAGAAGATACTCCTAACGGAGCAAAAATTAAGTATATATAA
- a CDS encoding Mini-ribonuclease 3, translated as MFEEIVSNMRKDFDIAPMEVLKLHPLVLAYIGDAVYEVYIRTMLVINKKTNVNMLHKMSIKYVNAKAQSDIIHRIKDKLTQDEQDVVRRGRNAKSATAPKHAEITDYRHSTGYEALIGYLYLTNDMERLKYILRLSVEEE; from the coding sequence ATGTTTGAAGAAATTGTTAGCAATATGCGTAAGGATTTTGATATAGCGCCAATGGAGGTATTAAAGCTTCATCCATTGGTTTTGGCATATATAGGTGATGCAGTTTATGAAGTATATATTCGCACTATGCTTGTGATAAATAAGAAGACCAACGTGAATATGCTTCATAAGATGTCAATAAAATATGTTAATGCAAAAGCACAGTCAGATATTATTCATAGAATAAAGGACAAGCTTACTCAAGATGAGCAGGATGTAGTCAGGAGAGGCAGAAATGCTAAATCAGCTACAGCTCCAAAACATGCAGAAATAACTGACTATAGACATTCTACTGGATATGAGGCATTAATAGGCTATTTATATCTTACAAATGATATGGAAAGGCTTAAGTATATATTGAGGTTGTCGGTTGAAGAAGAGTAA
- the sigH gene encoding RNA polymerase sporulation sigma factor SigH, protein MKTNLVVNVSQTYCDMVDEDIILDAKVGNEQALEYIINKYKSFVRAKARTYFLIGADREDIIQEGMIGLFKAIRDYKGDKLSSFRAFAELCITRQIITAIKTATRQKHIPLNSYISLNKPIFDEESDRTLMDIISEECISDPEELVINREEFLGIENKMSEILSSLEWEVLTLYLEGKSYQEIAEELDRHVKSIDNALQRVKRKLEKYLEEQKS, encoded by the coding sequence TTGAAAACGAACTTAGTGGTCAATGTTTCTCAAACATATTGTGATATGGTTGACGAAGATATAATACTTGATGCAAAAGTTGGTAATGAACAAGCACTTGAGTATATTATAAACAAATACAAGAGTTTCGTACGTGCAAAAGCAAGGACTTATTTCCTCATCGGAGCTGATCGCGAAGATATAATTCAAGAAGGCATGATTGGGTTATTTAAGGCTATTAGGGATTATAAGGGGGACAAGCTTTCTTCATTTAGAGCATTTGCTGAGCTTTGTATAACTCGTCAGATTATCACAGCCATCAAAACAGCAACTAGACAAAAGCACATACCTTTAAATTCTTATATTTCACTTAATAAGCCTATTTTTGATGAGGAATCGGATAGAACTCTTATGGATATTATAAGCGAAGAATGTATAAGTGATCCGGAGGAATTAGTTATTAATAGAGAAGAGTTTCTTGGAATTGAGAATAAAATGAGTGAAATACTTAGTTCACTTGAATGGGAAGTTTTAACTTTGTATTTGGAAGGTAAATCCTACCAAGAGATTGCAGAAGAGTTGGATAGACATGTTAAATCAATCGATAATGCGCTACAAAGAGTAAAACGTAAATTAGAGAAATATTTAGAAGAACAAAAAAGCTAA
- a CDS encoding NlpC/P60 family protein, translating to MNRYFMNKLQEFIAIINSKIGSGYVYGGQNSTPLTMEALNKLVKMYGREHYYFSNYSAERWLGKEYYDCSGLIVYALQKIGLVPTNFDYTSNDIYVKLCKKIPKSELRAGDLCFQKTNSGIVHVGVYMDNNRVTHARGTYYGVVNTELFSSFNLFGRLKFFENVVPNFKIIFINEVKKVVNDTNVYEQPYDKSASIGKLAKGKLVTVEGKTDNNWYLVGINNKKGYVPISTLIDYDELLEALEFISAKSGISKEYWYNHAKDLKWLDVCFVKIAKGFGANL from the coding sequence ATGAATAGGTACTTTATGAATAAGCTTCAAGAATTTATAGCTATAATAAACTCTAAAATAGGTTCGGGATATGTGTATGGTGGACAAAATAGTACACCTCTTACCATGGAAGCCTTAAATAAGCTTGTTAAAATGTATGGCAGAGAGCATTATTATTTTAGTAATTACTCGGCAGAAAGATGGTTGGGAAAAGAATATTACGATTGTTCGGGGCTTATTGTGTATGCTTTACAAAAAATAGGACTTGTACCCACTAATTTTGACTATACATCAAACGATATATATGTTAAGCTTTGCAAGAAGATACCAAAAAGTGAACTAAGAGCTGGAGATTTATGTTTTCAGAAAACTAATTCGGGTATAGTACATGTAGGAGTATATATGGACAATAATAGAGTGACCCATGCAAGAGGCACTTATTATGGAGTTGTAAATACTGAACTATTTAGCTCCTTTAACTTATTCGGAAGATTAAAGTTTTTTGAAAATGTAGTTCCAAATTTTAAGATTATATTTATAAATGAGGTAAAAAAGGTTGTAAATGATACTAATGTATATGAACAACCATACGATAAATCAGCTAGTATTGGAAAACTTGCAAAAGGTAAGTTGGTGACTGTTGAGGGAAAGACTGATAACAACTGGTATTTGGTAGGTATAAACAATAAAAAAGGATATGTGCCAATTTCAACACTTATTGATTATGATGAACTACTTGAAGCTCTTGAATTTATAAGTGCTAAATCAGGAATCAGCAAAGAATACTGGTATAATCATGCGAAAGATCTCAAATGGCTGGATGTTTGCTTTGTAAAGATAGCAAAGGGCTTTGGTGCTAATTTGTAA
- a CDS encoding DUF3343 domain-containing protein produces MKCIAVLDSGNLVYKLDAELKKRGFHFEVVSTPCHIAKGGCGLCLKFPEEYLQVVIDESVACNTPIKEVYRIIPNITKNKYKRL; encoded by the coding sequence ATGAAGTGTATTGCTGTATTAGATTCAGGGAACCTTGTATATAAGTTAGATGCTGAACTAAAAAAAAGGGGCTTTCATTTTGAAGTTGTATCGACTCCATGTCATATTGCAAAAGGTGGATGTGGTTTATGCTTAAAGTTCCCAGAAGAATATCTCCAAGTAGTTATAGACGAATCGGTAGCATGCAATACACCAATTAAAGAGGTGTATAGAATCATACCAAATATTACAAAGAATAAGTATAAAAGGTTATAG
- a CDS encoding DNA-3-methyladenine glycosylase family protein, which yields MEYKGYSINCKNGIMAIEGVKDFNLTHIFECGQCFRWIRQQDGSYNGIVKDKFVNVSLSNGILYIRNAEEQNFIDIWYEYFDLGTDYSKIKSVLEKDEIMKEAIKTGYGIRLLRQDFWEMLISFIISANNMIPRIMKTVDTLSVLKGGCIEANYNAYRFPEIHDLANATLEEIQQCKAGFRCKYIHQTSKLMYQEAITKEMLQSLDTDMARKELMKLPGVGPKVADCILLFSGIKFDVFPTDVWVKRVMEELYLKKESKLNEIQSFAKNQFGNLTGYAQQYLFYHARLNRIGMGK from the coding sequence ATGGAGTATAAAGGCTATTCAATCAATTGTAAGAATGGAATTATGGCAATAGAGGGCGTTAAGGATTTTAACTTGACACATATATTTGAGTGCGGACAGTGCTTTAGATGGATTAGGCAGCAGGATGGAAGTTATAATGGAATTGTTAAGGATAAGTTTGTAAACGTAAGCTTAAGCAATGGGATTTTATATATTAGAAATGCGGAAGAACAGAATTTTATAGATATCTGGTATGAATATTTTGATTTGGGAACGGATTACTCAAAAATTAAGTCTGTGCTTGAGAAGGATGAAATTATGAAGGAGGCTATCAAAACAGGCTATGGTATCAGATTGCTCAGACAGGATTTCTGGGAAATGCTTATTTCCTTTATTATATCCGCAAATAATATGATACCAAGAATAATGAAAACTGTAGATACTCTTTCTGTGTTAAAAGGCGGATGTATAGAAGCCAACTATAATGCATATAGATTTCCTGAAATTCATGACCTCGCTAATGCTACTTTAGAAGAGATTCAACAGTGCAAAGCGGGGTTTAGGTGTAAATATATTCATCAAACTTCTAAGCTTATGTATCAAGAGGCTATAACCAAAGAGATGCTTCAATCCTTAGACACTGATATGGCTAGAAAAGAGTTGATGAAACTTCCAGGAGTAGGCCCGAAGGTTGCGGATTGCATATTACTTTTCAGTGGTATTAAATTTGATGTGTTTCCCACTGATGTATGGGTGAAACGTGTTATGGAAGAACTTTATTTAAAGAAAGAATCTAAGCTAAACGAGATACAAAGCTTCGCTAAAAACCAGTTTGGGAATTTGACTGGCTATGCACAGCAATACTTATTTTACCATGCAAGATTAAACAGAATTGGGATGGGTAAATAG
- the metA gene encoding homoserine O-acetyltransferase MetA — protein sequence MPIRIPDNLPAGEILNSENIFVMYEDRAYHQDIRPLKIVILNIMPTKITTETQLLRLLGNTPLQIEPILLYPASHVPKNTPEEHLEAFYKTFEEIKEERFDGLIITGAPVEQMPFEQVKYWEELTQIMEWSLTNVYSTLHICWGAQAGLYYHYGIPKYDIPNKLFGIFAHSKTKEYVKLLRGFDDVFYVPHSRHTEVRKEDIEKVDELEILSESEEAGVYLVASKDGRHIFATGHSEYDPLTLKTEYERDIDKGLDIAIPKNYFLNDDPNNEPIVKWRGHGHLLFLNWLNYYVYQETPYDLANITKRKK from the coding sequence ATGCCAATTAGAATACCTGACAATTTGCCAGCAGGCGAAATTTTAAATAGTGAGAATATATTTGTCATGTATGAAGACAGAGCTTATCACCAAGATATTAGGCCCCTTAAAATCGTAATTTTAAATATAATGCCAACTAAGATAACCACAGAAACTCAGTTGCTTAGGTTGCTTGGAAACACTCCTCTTCAAATTGAGCCTATTCTATTATATCCGGCATCCCATGTACCTAAAAATACTCCTGAGGAACACTTAGAGGCATTTTATAAAACCTTTGAAGAGATTAAAGAAGAGCGATTTGATGGCTTGATTATTACTGGGGCGCCAGTTGAACAAATGCCTTTTGAGCAGGTTAAATATTGGGAAGAATTAACTCAAATAATGGAATGGAGTTTAACCAATGTTTACTCTACTCTTCATATTTGCTGGGGGGCTCAAGCAGGACTATATTATCACTATGGTATTCCGAAATATGATATTCCAAATAAACTATTCGGGATATTTGCTCATTCAAAAACCAAGGAGTATGTCAAGCTGCTTAGAGGCTTTGATGATGTTTTTTATGTGCCCCACTCAAGGCATACTGAGGTGAGAAAAGAGGACATTGAAAAAGTTGATGAATTGGAAATACTATCAGAATCCGAAGAAGCAGGTGTATATCTAGTAGCGTCTAAAGATGGAAGACACATATTTGCTACTGGTCATTCAGAATATGACCCTCTCACATTGAAGACAGAGTATGAGAGAGATATTGATAAAGGGTTGGATATAGCTATTCCAAAGAATTATTTTTTGAATGATGATCCTAACAATGAACCTATTGTTAAGTGGAGAGGGCATGGGCACCTATTATTTTTGAATTGGCTCAACTATTATGTATACCAAGAAACACCTTATGATTTAGCAAATATAACAAAGCGAAAGAAGTAG
- the rlmB gene encoding 23S rRNA (guanosine(2251)-2'-O)-methyltransferase RlmB, with protein MAEGRNRFGNRTSNESKSGFKSHSDKRKSYGDGGKKSFNDNNNKKVNAGKKTFGSKRENKFNKDMQSLYSGELKYDYKPDLAAQEEVVGEIDKIEGRNPIMEALKANRTINKIFVSKGEREGSIRQIIAMAREKKIIITEVDHNVIESMASTKAHQGIIAFVAVKEYVEVDDILMIAQDKGQPPFIIILDEIADPHNFGAILRTANAVGAHGVIIPKRRAIGLTSAVSKASAGAIEYVPVARVTNIAQTIEYLKKNNVWVVGTDSTGEKAFYDSDLKGAIALVVGSEGEGMGKLVREKCDFVVNIPMQGEISSLNASVAAAIVMYEILKQRGKS; from the coding sequence ATGGCTGAAGGAAGAAATAGATTTGGTAATAGGACGAGCAATGAAAGTAAGAGTGGATTTAAATCTCATTCCGATAAGAGGAAGTCTTATGGGGATGGCGGGAAAAAGTCATTTAATGATAACAATAATAAAAAGGTTAATGCAGGCAAAAAGACCTTTGGCAGTAAAAGAGAGAATAAGTTTAATAAAGACATGCAGAGTTTATATTCTGGAGAACTGAAATATGATTATAAACCTGATTTGGCAGCGCAGGAGGAAGTTGTTGGAGAAATAGACAAGATTGAGGGAAGAAATCCAATAATGGAAGCTCTTAAAGCTAACAGGACGATAAATAAAATATTTGTGTCAAAGGGAGAACGAGAAGGCTCAATACGTCAAATAATTGCAATGGCAAGAGAAAAGAAGATTATTATAACTGAGGTTGACCATAATGTTATTGAGAGTATGGCATCCACTAAGGCACATCAGGGGATAATAGCTTTTGTCGCTGTCAAAGAGTATGTTGAGGTTGATGACATATTGATGATAGCACAAGATAAAGGACAGCCTCCATTTATAATAATTCTTGATGAAATAGCAGACCCACACAATTTTGGTGCAATTCTTAGAACTGCTAATGCTGTAGGAGCACACGGAGTAATTATTCCAAAGAGGAGAGCAATAGGATTAACTTCAGCTGTATCAAAGGCGTCTGCTGGTGCGATAGAGTATGTTCCAGTTGCTAGAGTAACAAATATTGCACAGACAATTGAATATCTAAAGAAAAATAATGTTTGGGTTGTAGGTACAGATTCCACAGGAGAGAAAGCCTTTTACGATAGCGATTTGAAAGGAGCAATTGCTCTTGTTGTTGGAAGTGAAGGCGAGGGTATGGGCAAGCTGGTTCGTGAGAAATGCGATTTTGTAGTTAATATTCCAATGCAAGGTGAGATAAGTTCATTAAATGCGTCAGTAGCAGCTGCAATAGTTATGTATGAGATTTTAAAGCAAAGAGGTAAGAGTTAA
- the epsC gene encoding serine O-acetyltransferase EpsC: MKSELINDAKLIASRDPAAKNVLEVILLYPGFHVLIYHKFAHWFYKKRRFFIARLISQIGRFFTGIEIHPGATIGKGLFIDHGMGIVIGESAVIGDNCTIYHGVTLGGTGKEKGKKRHPTIGNNVLIGAGAKVLGPCTIGDNSLIGANTFVSFDVEPYSTVVGTKGRVVKKRNQKVDSPSEELDQIHLPDPIAQELCRLTSRLEELERQVIGKSNGPCKIKKYSDLYANESNDENNGENDED, encoded by the coding sequence ATGAAAAGTGAACTTATAAATGATGCTAAATTAATAGCTAGCCGAGATCCGGCAGCTAAGAATGTATTAGAAGTAATTTTATTATATCCAGGCTTCCATGTGCTTATATATCATAAATTTGCACATTGGTTTTATAAAAAAAGAAGATTTTTTATTGCCAGATTAATTTCCCAGATTGGTAGATTTTTTACGGGAATAGAGATACATCCTGGTGCGACAATTGGAAAGGGTCTATTTATTGACCATGGTATGGGTATAGTCATTGGTGAATCTGCAGTAATTGGAGATAATTGTACTATATATCATGGAGTAACCTTAGGTGGTACTGGCAAAGAAAAGGGAAAGAAGCGTCACCCTACCATCGGAAATAATGTACTTATTGGTGCAGGAGCTAAGGTGCTCGGACCATGTACGATAGGAGATAATTCACTTATAGGCGCTAATACATTTGTATCTTTTGATGTTGAGCCCTATTCTACAGTTGTAGGTACAAAGGGTAGAGTTGTTAAAAAACGTAATCAAAAAGTTGACTCACCATCTGAGGAACTTGACCAAATACATTTGCCAGATCCTATAGCGCAGGAGTTGTGCAGATTGACATCAAGACTTGAAGAACTGGAAAGACAGGTTATTGGCAAAAGTAATGGACCATGTAAAATAAAAAAGTATTCTGATTTATATGCAAATGAAAGTAATGACGAAAATAATGGTGAAAATGATGAGGATTGA
- a CDS encoding tyrosine-type recombinase/integrase, translating to MEDINKKRKRRSRNEGMIRWIESKQLWEARYPVGTKEYTGKDGKQRSKTEYKSIYGKKNEKGLLVKKMREALTALGKGEYVEPSDKTLIKWCQEWFETHKKPSIRTNTREKYLTSIARLKRYDIAKMPLKTLNLELIQKFYNSLSDEGFSQETIKATHSLINGALEKAEELKMVIKNEARKTIIPKNDILLFDEDEAEKKALTEEQEKAFLYQLGRRTKHFMYALFMDNTGLRPGEALALNRSDIDTKKRTVKVTKTYLEKQKKIQNATKTESSRRTIPIPADIIKLLDEYMLKQPNKKPNDPLFQTEKGKRPTMSYLRKRFKYAGKAIGCEWVTLHTMRHTYASKLFREKVDIKVISKLLGHKDVSTTYDIYVHFIDNVVEDSVQVLNNGLPEALPEKSRKGEQKIKKNNNKIIELKKVSTN from the coding sequence ATGGAAGATATTAATAAGAAAAGAAAGCGACGTAGTAGAAATGAAGGTATGATTCGTTGGATAGAATCAAAACAACTTTGGGAGGCAAGATATCCAGTTGGTACAAAAGAATATACTGGAAAGGATGGTAAGCAACGCTCTAAAACAGAATACAAAAGCATATATGGAAAGAAAAACGAAAAAGGTCTTCTAGTAAAAAAAATGAGAGAAGCCCTTACTGCTCTAGGAAAGGGTGAGTATGTTGAGCCATCAGATAAAACATTAATTAAGTGGTGTCAAGAGTGGTTTGAAACGCATAAAAAGCCATCTATAAGAACCAATACTAGAGAAAAGTATTTAACATCCATTGCAAGATTAAAGAGATATGACATTGCTAAGATGCCATTGAAAACTCTTAATTTAGAATTAATTCAAAAATTTTATAATTCATTATCAGATGAAGGTTTTAGCCAAGAAACTATTAAGGCTACACATAGTCTCATAAATGGAGCTTTGGAAAAAGCAGAAGAATTGAAAATGGTTATTAAAAATGAAGCTCGAAAAACTATTATTCCTAAAAACGATATTTTACTTTTTGATGAAGATGAGGCAGAAAAAAAAGCTCTCACAGAAGAGCAAGAAAAGGCTTTTCTTTACCAATTAGGACGGCGGACAAAACATTTTATGTATGCTTTATTCATGGATAATACAGGTTTGCGCCCTGGAGAAGCTCTGGCATTAAACAGATCCGATATAGATACGAAGAAAAGAACTGTTAAGGTTACTAAAACATATCTGGAAAAGCAAAAGAAAATCCAAAACGCAACTAAAACAGAATCAAGTAGGAGAACTATCCCTATTCCAGCTGACATTATAAAACTACTTGATGAATACATGCTAAAGCAGCCTAATAAAAAACCTAATGACCCTCTATTTCAAACAGAAAAGGGTAAGAGGCCAACAATGAGTTATTTGAGAAAGCGTTTTAAATACGCAGGTAAGGCTATCGGCTGTGAATGGGTAACCCTTCACACAATGCGCCATACGTATGCTTCAAAACTTTTTAGAGAAAAGGTAGACATTAAAGTTATAAGTAAATTGCTTGGACATAAAGACGTGAGCACAACTTACGATATTTATGTACATTTTATTGACAATGTTGTAGAAGATTCTGTTCAAGTTCTTAATAATGGATTACCTGAAGCACTACCAGAAAAAAGTCGTAAAGGTGAACAAAAGATTAAGAAAAATAATAACAAGATTATTGAATTGAAAAAAGTTAGTACCAATTAA
- a CDS encoding DUF6062 family protein: MKEKIYTIPVTDAFSIDCECPLCMLEKKLEEEAIEYALGASLMEPDHRKTTNELGFCRTHFEAMYNSQANRLGLALMIDTFLQEKNSRLKQIFESKLNLLEQDSEAGLVKNISKKLSSKQTNTDMLLSELVSELDKIQNSCAICSKLEHTMDRYIDVIFYLYFKEPDFREVFHSKKGFCLKHLKLLLSSVSKYLNISQAAIFTKNVMEMQLSNLDRVEKEVDWFTKKFDYRYNDAPWGNSKDAVIRSIQKIRGNCELK; this comes from the coding sequence ATGAAGGAAAAGATATACACTATTCCAGTTACAGATGCTTTCTCTATAGATTGTGAGTGTCCCCTATGCATGTTAGAAAAAAAGCTTGAGGAAGAGGCAATAGAATACGCATTAGGTGCCTCCTTAATGGAACCAGATCATCGCAAAACAACTAATGAACTTGGCTTTTGCAGAACACATTTTGAAGCAATGTACAATAGTCAGGCTAATAGACTTGGTCTAGCACTAATGATAGATACCTTTCTGCAAGAAAAGAACTCACGGCTAAAGCAGATTTTTGAAAGTAAACTAAACCTTTTAGAACAAGATTCAGAAGCAGGCTTAGTCAAAAATATTTCAAAAAAGCTATCTTCCAAGCAAACCAATACAGATATGCTTTTATCGGAACTTGTCAGTGAATTAGACAAGATACAAAACAGTTGCGCTATCTGCAGCAAATTAGAGCATACCATGGACAGATATATTGACGTTATATTTTATTTGTATTTTAAAGAGCCTGATTTCAGAGAAGTCTTTCACTCCAAGAAGGGCTTTTGCTTAAAGCATTTAAAACTGCTTTTAAGTTCAGTTTCAAAGTATTTAAACATATCTCAAGCTGCAATCTTTACAAAAAATGTTATGGAAATGCAGCTTAGCAACCTTGATAGAGTAGAAAAGGAAGTTGACTGGTTTACAAAGAAATTTGACTATAGATATAATGATGCCCCTTGGGGAAATTCAAAAGATGCCGTAATAAGAAGTATTCAAAAAATAAGGGGAAATTGTGAATTAAAATAG
- a CDS encoding exodeoxyribonuclease III, translating into MTKLVSWNVNGLRACIGKGFLDFFNEVNADIFCIQESKLQEGQLQLELDGYEQFWNYASKKGYSGTAVFTKIKPISAFCGIGIEEHDTEGRVITLEFEEYFLVNVYTPNSKRELERLEYRMKWEDDFRSYLKKLEEKKPVIICGDMNVAHNDIDLKNPKTNRNSAGFTIQERNKFTELLSQGFIDTYRSLYPDKTDAYTWWSYMFNARAKNAGWRIDYFCVSECLKDRIESAEIYSDVMGSDHCPVGLVLK; encoded by the coding sequence ATGACAAAGCTTGTATCATGGAATGTTAACGGGCTAAGAGCGTGTATAGGAAAAGGGTTTCTAGATTTTTTTAATGAAGTAAATGCAGATATATTTTGTATTCAGGAAAGCAAGCTGCAGGAAGGACAATTACAGCTTGAATTAGATGGGTATGAGCAATTTTGGAATTATGCTTCAAAAAAGGGCTATTCAGGAACGGCTGTTTTTACAAAAATTAAGCCTATCTCGGCATTCTGCGGAATAGGGATTGAGGAGCACGATACTGAAGGACGCGTTATTACACTGGAATTTGAAGAATACTTTTTAGTGAATGTCTATACGCCAAATTCAAAGCGTGAACTTGAAAGGCTGGAATATAGAATGAAGTGGGAGGATGATTTCAGGTCTTATCTAAAGAAGTTAGAGGAAAAGAAGCCTGTAATTATTTGTGGGGATATGAATGTTGCACATAATGATATAGATTTAAAAAATCCCAAAACTAACAGAAATAGTGCCGGCTTTACTATTCAGGAGAGAAACAAGTTTACAGAACTTCTATCTCAAGGCTTTATAGATACCTATAGAAGCTTATATCCTGATAAAACAGACGCATATACATGGTGGTCTTATATGTTTAATGCCAGAGCCAAAAATGCTGGTTGGAGAATTGACTATTTTTGTGTATCTGAGTGTTTAAAGGACAGAATAGAGTCGGCTGAAATATATAGCGATGTTATGGGTTCTGACCATTGCCCTGTGGGTTTAGTTTTAAAATAA